In Phyllobacterium zundukense, one DNA window encodes the following:
- a CDS encoding LLM class flavin-dependent oxidoreductase, whose product MTPFGHHPAAWREKGSSDAIDFIHLAAQVKKAQDGGLDFVFFDDRLGKRPVNDLSPQAVPFEPTTLVAALATVARRIGLIATAATSQHEPYNLARRFASLDTISKGRAGWNLVISPVDAARDQEYVELVNGLWDSWEDDAFLYDKPAGRFFAPEKMHVLNHQGVHFTVRGPLNVNRSPQGKPVISHVLTASTLDIAARSADLIFLASASPDEARVLVSDLQERLESHGRTRSDIRLLANVVPYIAASTGEARGIRDRLDALPPDGEKPGGLEVLGTPIGTADQLQHWSETIGIDGFTVLPPLVPESTDAFIDGVIPELRKRGLFRNAYEGSTLREHLGLRRLPHPVSHTAGTSR is encoded by the coding sequence ATGACGCCATTCGGTCATCATCCCGCCGCATGGCGTGAGAAGGGCTCGTCGGATGCGATTGATTTCATTCATCTGGCAGCACAGGTGAAGAAAGCGCAGGACGGCGGCCTCGATTTCGTTTTCTTCGATGATCGGCTGGGAAAGCGTCCTGTCAACGACTTGTCGCCGCAGGCAGTACCTTTCGAACCGACGACCCTGGTTGCCGCGCTCGCAACTGTCGCGCGCAGGATTGGCCTCATCGCAACCGCGGCAACGAGCCAGCACGAACCGTACAATCTCGCACGGCGCTTTGCCTCGCTTGATACGATCAGCAAAGGCAGGGCGGGCTGGAACCTGGTGATCTCGCCCGTCGATGCGGCTCGGGACCAGGAATATGTAGAACTCGTCAACGGCTTGTGGGACAGCTGGGAAGACGACGCCTTTCTCTACGATAAGCCAGCTGGGCGCTTCTTCGCGCCGGAAAAGATGCATGTGCTCAATCATCAGGGCGTGCATTTCACGGTGCGCGGCCCGCTCAATGTCAATCGTTCGCCGCAGGGCAAGCCGGTTATTTCACATGTGTTGACGGCGAGCACACTGGATATCGCCGCACGGTCGGCAGACCTGATTTTCCTCGCGTCCGCATCGCCGGACGAGGCGAGGGTGCTGGTGTCAGATCTGCAGGAGCGACTTGAAAGCCATGGCCGAACACGATCCGACATCAGGCTGCTCGCGAACGTGGTTCCCTATATCGCAGCGTCCACGGGCGAGGCACGGGGAATCCGTGACAGGCTCGATGCATTGCCTCCCGATGGGGAAAAGCCCGGCGGGCTCGAAGTCCTCGGCACGCCCATTGGAACTGCGGATCAACTGCAGCACTGGTCTGAGACGATCGGTATTGACGGGTTCACGGTCCTGCCACCGCTTGTGCCCGAAAGTACCGATGCGTTTATTGACGGCGTCATTCCAGAGCTCAGGAAACGTGGTTTGTTTCGCAATGCTTATGAGGGAAGCACTTTGCGCGAGCATCTTGGTCTTCGGAGGCTGCCGCATCCGGTGAGCCACACAGCGGGAACCTCACGATGA